A DNA window from Streptomyces sp. CA-278952 contains the following coding sequences:
- a CDS encoding globin: MTEIPRDTLQEQTFYEQVGGEATFRRLVHRFYEGVAGDELLRPMYPEEDLGPAEERFALFLMQYWGGPRTYSDHRGHPRLRMRHAPFRVDRAAHDAWLAHMRVALDELGLAPEHERQLWDYLTYAAASMVNAAD, from the coding sequence GTGACTGAGATTCCGCGCGACACGCTTCAGGAGCAGACCTTCTACGAGCAGGTCGGCGGCGAGGCGACCTTCCGGCGCCTGGTCCATCGCTTCTACGAGGGCGTGGCGGGTGACGAGCTGCTGCGGCCGATGTATCCGGAGGAGGATCTGGGGCCGGCCGAGGAGCGGTTCGCGCTGTTCCTGATGCAGTACTGGGGCGGCCCGCGCACCTACAGCGACCACCGGGGTCACCCGCGGCTGCGCATGCGGCACGCGCCGTTCCGGGTGGACCGGGCGGCGCACGACGCCTGGCTCGCCCATATGCGGGTCGCGCTGGACGAGCTGGGGCTCGCGCCCGAGCACGAGCGGCAGCTGTGGGACTACCTGACCTACGCAGCCGCCTCGATGGTCAACGCCGCCGACTGA
- a CDS encoding methyltransferase domain-containing protein has translation MGAHRQGSSPSDAEADAAREALVREIAARGELTDPAWRTAFAEVPRHLFVPFYYVHGIRGFERLWGEDPEPERRSRWLRGVYADGALATRLKDGELVSSSSQPSLMALMLDALGLRDGHTVLEIGTGPGYNAALLAHRLGDSAVTSVDLDPEITETARRHLAAAGYHPTVVTGDGARGCPQRAPYDRIIATCTLPSVPGSWPEQCRPGARILAPLATGLVLLQVRATEHGPRAEGRFLHTPAYFVPLRGALPGPGVLPHLGGLPRRVAGDDLFRFLLTLTAGTLDPHEALSLWEREERPGRERYGVTVGQGRQWAWLDDPQGPYTWPLGAG, from the coding sequence ATGGGTGCACACCGGCAAGGCTCCTCCCCGTCCGACGCCGAGGCCGACGCGGCGCGTGAGGCCCTCGTGCGGGAGATCGCCGCGCGGGGCGAGCTCACCGACCCCGCCTGGCGCACGGCCTTCGCCGAGGTGCCCCGGCATCTGTTCGTGCCGTTCTACTACGTGCACGGAATCCGGGGCTTCGAGCGCCTGTGGGGCGAGGACCCCGAACCCGAACGGCGCTCCCGCTGGCTGCGCGGGGTGTACGCCGACGGGGCGCTGGCCACCCGCCTCAAGGACGGCGAACTCGTCTCGTCCTCCAGCCAGCCGTCCCTGATGGCCCTGATGCTCGACGCCCTCGGCCTACGGGACGGGCACACGGTCCTGGAGATCGGCACCGGCCCCGGCTACAACGCGGCGCTGCTCGCCCACCGGCTCGGCGACTCCGCGGTGACCAGCGTCGACCTCGACCCGGAGATCACGGAGACGGCCCGGCGCCACCTCGCCGCGGCCGGGTACCACCCGACGGTGGTCACCGGCGACGGGGCCCGGGGCTGCCCGCAGCGCGCCCCGTACGACCGGATCATCGCGACGTGCACCCTGCCGTCCGTACCGGGGAGCTGGCCGGAGCAGTGCCGTCCGGGCGCGCGCATCCTCGCGCCGCTCGCCACCGGCCTGGTCCTGCTCCAGGTCCGCGCGACGGAGCACGGGCCGCGCGCCGAGGGGCGCTTCCTGCACACCCCGGCGTACTTCGTGCCGCTGCGCGGGGCGCTCCCGGGTCCGGGCGTGCTGCCGCACCTGGGCGGACTGCCGCGCCGGGTCGCCGGGGACGACCTGTTCCGGTTCCTCCTGACCCTGACCGCGGGAACCCTCGATCCGCACGAGGCGCTCTCCCTCTGGGAGCGCGAGGAGCGCCCGGGGCGGGAGAGGTACGGCGTCACGGTCGGCCAGGGCCGGCAGTGGGCCTGGCTCGACGACCCGCAGGGCCCGTACACCTGGCCGCTCGGCGCCGGGTGA
- a CDS encoding ABC transporter permease, with protein MTGFVLLRVRAHRLLLSAAVLAVLLTTSVLAALTAFSNSVGDAALRHSLTHGSAASAALVVSASVDHEQRAAADDAVRKASRAAFAGLPVTVGKLESSGSYALPRSLQDPAARRGKEPDLTHFAALDPSRVRITGGKAPAAPDGAGPVQVALPVVAAEALKLKPGARLTITDRLRDKKQRVLVTGVYEAADQSDPYWQLDPLGGRGVRELAFTTYGPLLTDPSVLASGALTEGETSWLASADFAELTTGSMEGLREASAGAPKALTAAPVFASGVNARTSLPTVLDQLDRALLVSRSTLMIVAVQLVLLAAYALLLVARLLNSERDGERELLRARGGSRGRITSFAAIEALLLAVPAAVVAPLLAGPLTGLLAERSALARIGLKVQETSTGTVWLVSAAVALACALAVVAPSLTAGAGGRRTRAASLPGPVRAGADLGLLLIAAVAYWQLDRQSGSGALSGDQAGNLGIDPLLVTAPALALLAGTVLTLRLLPPAAKLAERRAARGRGLPAALAGWQFSRRPLRGAGPVLLLVLSVAMGMLAIGQSASWNRSQSDQADFGSGASVRIMGGHGSGPATAGSYSALEGVRQAAPAYRADVEVSGGRTAEVIALDTAHADERMLMRSDLADGSPRELFEAIAPERAPRPGLVLPEDSTRLKLDLRITTVSKPAGDSLYPDPDPPVVTVLLEDRYGLPYRALAGPVPVDGRPVPVSFPVSAAGGLAVIGIEVDAAAPSDYAREHRVSVSDVRVVAGSGAERPVPAPESLRWDAAMTLTEYGEGRPGKPPVRNGASGLPDFTYDTGVDNEDNWEPTSGTLRVTAARPKAAAVKAVATDAYLKSTNAKLGDEIDVTLAGNTVRVTLAEAVRRLPTTGADGASGAPDPVASGGALLLDLKAVTEVLAHRPTATIEATEWWLSAAPGDAAQVAAALRALPDTDPAQVLVRAEAAQRLVDDPLGAGPQSALPAVAVVAAALAAVGFAVSASGSRRERSAELGVLRALGAPRRQLARMIAAEQGVLIALALLIGVGIGTVLTRAVVPLIVLTGQADRPVPAVLVELPAGQVAALLAGVAALPLVIVASMALRRGDPAVTLRHQGDH; from the coding sequence GTGACGGGTTTCGTCCTTCTGCGGGTGAGGGCTCATCGCCTCCTGCTGTCCGCGGCCGTCCTGGCCGTCCTGCTGACCACCTCCGTCCTGGCCGCGCTCACCGCGTTCTCCAATTCCGTGGGCGACGCGGCCCTGCGCCACTCGCTCACCCACGGGTCGGCCGCCTCCGCCGCCCTCGTCGTCTCCGCGTCCGTGGACCACGAACAGCGCGCGGCGGCCGACGACGCCGTCCGCAAGGCCTCCCGCGCCGCCTTCGCCGGGCTGCCCGTGACCGTGGGAAAGCTGGAGAGTTCGGGGTCGTACGCGCTGCCGCGGAGCCTCCAGGACCCGGCCGCCCGGCGGGGCAAGGAACCGGACCTCACCCACTTCGCCGCCCTCGACCCGAGCCGGGTGCGGATCACCGGGGGCAAGGCGCCCGCGGCCCCCGACGGCGCGGGTCCCGTCCAGGTCGCGCTGCCCGTCGTCGCCGCCGAGGCGCTGAAGCTGAAGCCGGGCGCCCGGCTCACCATCACCGACCGGCTGCGCGACAAGAAGCAGCGGGTCCTGGTCACCGGCGTCTACGAGGCCGCCGACCAGTCCGACCCGTACTGGCAGCTGGATCCGCTCGGCGGGCGCGGGGTGCGCGAGCTCGCCTTCACGACGTACGGCCCCCTGCTCACCGATCCCTCGGTCCTCGCCTCCGGTGCGCTCACCGAGGGCGAGACGTCCTGGCTGGCGTCCGCCGACTTCGCCGAGCTGACCACCGGCTCCATGGAAGGGCTGCGCGAGGCGTCGGCCGGCGCCCCGAAGGCCCTGACGGCCGCACCGGTGTTCGCTTCCGGGGTCAACGCCCGGACATCGCTGCCCACCGTGCTCGACCAGCTCGACCGGGCGCTGCTGGTCTCCCGCTCCACGCTGATGATCGTCGCGGTGCAACTGGTGCTGCTCGCCGCGTACGCCCTGCTGCTCGTGGCCCGGCTGCTGAACAGCGAGCGGGACGGGGAGCGCGAACTGCTGCGGGCCCGGGGCGGCTCGCGGGGCCGGATCACTTCGTTCGCCGCGATCGAGGCGCTGTTGCTGGCCGTGCCCGCCGCGGTGGTCGCCCCCCTGCTCGCGGGCCCGCTGACCGGGCTGCTGGCCGAGCGCAGCGCCCTGGCCCGGATCGGGCTGAAGGTTCAGGAGACCTCGACCGGCACCGTGTGGCTGGTCTCCGCGGCCGTCGCGCTGGCCTGCGCCCTGGCCGTGGTGGCTCCGTCCCTGACGGCCGGAGCGGGTGGGCGCAGGACCCGGGCCGCGTCGCTGCCCGGGCCGGTGCGGGCGGGCGCGGACCTCGGGCTGCTCCTGATCGCGGCGGTGGCGTACTGGCAGTTGGACCGGCAGTCCGGCAGCGGGGCGCTCAGCGGCGACCAGGCGGGCAACCTCGGGATCGACCCCCTGCTGGTCACCGCCCCCGCGCTGGCACTGCTCGCCGGTACCGTCCTCACGCTGCGCCTGCTGCCGCCCGCGGCGAAGCTCGCCGAACGGCGCGCGGCCAGGGGCCGGGGGCTGCCCGCGGCCCTGGCGGGCTGGCAGTTCAGCCGGCGGCCGTTGCGCGGGGCGGGGCCGGTGCTGCTGCTGGTCCTGTCGGTCGCGATGGGCATGCTGGCGATCGGGCAGAGCGCCTCCTGGAACCGCTCGCAGTCCGACCAGGCGGACTTCGGCTCCGGCGCCTCGGTCCGGATCATGGGCGGGCACGGGAGCGGTCCGGCGACGGCCGGCTCGTACAGCGCCCTGGAGGGGGTGCGGCAGGCGGCCCCCGCCTACCGGGCGGACGTGGAGGTCTCCGGCGGGCGCACCGCGGAGGTCATCGCCCTGGACACCGCGCACGCGGACGAGCGGATGCTGATGCGCTCCGACCTCGCCGACGGAAGCCCGCGGGAGCTGTTCGAGGCGATCGCCCCGGAGCGGGCCCCACGCCCCGGGCTCGTACTCCCCGAGGACAGCACCCGGTTGAAGCTGGACCTGCGGATCACCACGGTGTCGAAGCCCGCCGGGGACAGCCTGTACCCGGACCCGGATCCGCCGGTGGTCACCGTGCTCCTGGAGGACCGCTACGGCCTCCCCTACCGCGCCCTGGCCGGTCCCGTGCCGGTGGACGGCCGGCCGGTCCCGGTCTCCTTCCCGGTGTCGGCGGCGGGCGGTCTGGCCGTGATCGGCATCGAGGTGGACGCCGCCGCGCCGTCCGACTACGCGCGCGAGCACCGGGTCTCGGTGAGCGACGTGCGGGTGGTCGCCGGGTCGGGCGCCGAACGCCCGGTGCCGGCCCCGGAGTCACTGCGCTGGGACGCGGCCATGACGCTCACCGAGTACGGCGAGGGCCGGCCGGGCAAGCCGCCGGTGCGCAACGGCGCGTCGGGCCTGCCGGACTTCACGTACGACACCGGTGTGGACAACGAGGACAACTGGGAGCCGACCAGCGGCACCCTGCGGGTCACCGCCGCCCGGCCGAAGGCCGCCGCGGTCAAGGCGGTCGCGACGGACGCCTATCTGAAGAGCACCAACGCGAAACTGGGCGACGAGATCGACGTCACCCTGGCCGGGAACACCGTCCGGGTGACCCTGGCGGAGGCGGTGCGCCGGCTGCCGACCACCGGGGCCGACGGAGCGTCCGGCGCCCCGGACCCGGTGGCGAGCGGCGGCGCGCTGCTGCTGGACCTCAAGGCCGTCACCGAGGTCCTGGCCCACCGGCCGACCGCCACGATCGAGGCGACCGAATGGTGGCTGAGCGCGGCCCCGGGCGATGCCGCGCAGGTGGCGGCCGCCCTGCGCGCCCTGCCGGACACCGATCCGGCCCAGGTGCTGGTCCGGGCGGAGGCCGCCCAGCGGCTGGTGGACGATCCGCTGGGGGCGGGGCCGCAGTCGGCGCTGCCGGCCGTGGCGGTGGTCGCCGCCGCGCTGGCGGCGGTCGGCTTCGCGGTCAGCGCCTCCGGGTCCCGGCGCGAACGCTCCGCCGAGCTGGGCGTGTTGCGGGCGCTCGGCGCGCCGCGCCGCCAGCTGGCCCGCATGATCGCCGCCGAGCAGGGCGTACTGATCGCGCTCGCCCTGCTCATCGGGGTCGGCATCGGCACGGTACTGACCCGGGCCGTCGTTCCGCTCATCGTGCTGACCGGACAGGCCGACCGGCCCGTTCCGGCGGTGCTGGTCGAGCTGCCCGCCGGTCAGGTCGCCGCGCTGCTGGCCGGGGTCGCCGCGCTGCCGCTCGTGATCGTCGCGTCGATGGCGCTCCGCCGCGGGGACCCGGCGGTCACACTGCGCCACCAGGGGGACCACTGA
- a CDS encoding ABC transporter permease, with product MGHNNRAATAPWTRTRLRTAPGAAAALAVLVLVTAFLAAAFPRAVDAYETEGLRHDIRTADAGRSVLEVSRPQPGLELPQAQRDAEARSPELTRVGAGLLKTLPAPLRADTSSVAYGVRTTEPALADEPWLPRPDAVPPKLSYVAQTGLKDHATLASGAWPTTPREVTSDSREVQGAVTEETAAELKVKVGATVELLTAAQEPITVTITGIVAPRDPRGSYWSADPLLRTPSLVPDPEAPFPVFYWTGTVLLAEDAGPALLSTATEPALFWRIPPDPAGLTGRDGARLTEVIASLESGPGLLKVRETAGETAAFATGLGHIVEANARMRDAISPVIAVAALGIGSVAAVVLLMTGSLIAARRRSELALMRSRGGSLRGIGGRLLAETAVTVLPASALGLLLAVLAVGEGRWWPGAPAAAGVGLLVCVALPLRTTLQHIRPTLHGAREDMVSARPSRRRTVAELTLLVLAVGAVTALRRRGTSSDDGTDLLVSAAPVLVALIAALVLVRLYPLPLRLATRMMARLRGAIGFLSLARAGRSSAGGALPLLALLLALATAAFGGSVIAGVGDARDDAALASVGADARVSGVSERTTLPDELVRTVRDLDGVRGTAPLRIEHSVALPEAAAGDGGADGNSAGTGTGTGTGTSSVEDVGAAAVVGVDPARYADVARATGLPAFPAARLKATGPSAPLPEGTESGPDRVLPAIASPSVAARLGKEPQALDTLSGNFKVQVVGTVPRVASLSTTNFLIVNSAALEQQAPTTLLLTGAPDPRKLHAAVEGSGEEYAAHLRSEERARYVNTPMQAGAERIYLAAVAAGAGYALLAVLLSLLQTAPERKTLLARLRTMGLTTGQGRRLLAFEATPQALLAAGGGLFTGWATIALLSPGVDLVPLALAGVAGSDTGPVPLRTDLWSLGLPAAGVVALAAAVAGVQAWWASRRGSITELRAGDSR from the coding sequence ATGGGTCACAACAACCGGGCGGCCACCGCCCCGTGGACCCGTACCCGGCTGCGTACCGCGCCCGGTGCGGCGGCGGCACTCGCGGTGCTGGTGCTGGTGACGGCGTTCCTCGCCGCGGCGTTCCCGCGGGCCGTGGACGCGTACGAGACGGAGGGGCTGCGCCACGACATCCGGACGGCGGACGCGGGCCGCAGCGTTCTGGAGGTCTCCCGCCCGCAGCCCGGTCTTGAACTGCCGCAGGCGCAGCGGGACGCCGAGGCTCGGAGCCCCGAGCTGACGCGGGTCGGGGCCGGGCTCCTGAAGACGCTGCCCGCACCCCTGCGCGCCGACACGTCGTCGGTCGCGTACGGGGTGCGCACCACGGAGCCGGCCCTCGCGGACGAGCCCTGGCTGCCGAGGCCCGACGCGGTTCCGCCGAAGCTCTCCTACGTGGCGCAGACGGGACTGAAGGACCACGCCACCCTGGCCTCGGGCGCCTGGCCCACGACGCCGCGGGAGGTCACATCGGACTCCCGTGAGGTGCAGGGCGCGGTCACCGAGGAGACGGCGGCCGAGCTGAAGGTGAAGGTCGGCGCGACGGTCGAGCTGCTCACCGCGGCCCAGGAACCCATCACCGTGACGATCACCGGCATCGTGGCCCCGCGCGATCCGCGCGGCAGCTACTGGTCCGCCGATCCGCTGCTGCGCACCCCGTCCCTGGTCCCGGACCCCGAGGCCCCCTTCCCGGTCTTCTACTGGACCGGCACGGTCCTGCTGGCCGAGGACGCCGGTCCCGCGCTCCTGAGCACGGCCACCGAGCCGGCCCTCTTCTGGCGGATCCCGCCCGACCCGGCCGGGCTGACCGGCCGCGACGGCGCCCGGCTGACGGAGGTCATCGCCTCGCTGGAGAGCGGCCCCGGGCTCCTGAAGGTGCGGGAGACCGCCGGGGAGACCGCGGCGTTCGCCACCGGACTCGGCCACATCGTGGAGGCCAACGCGCGGATGCGCGACGCGATCAGTCCCGTGATCGCGGTCGCCGCCCTCGGCATCGGCTCCGTGGCCGCCGTCGTCCTGCTGATGACGGGGTCCCTGATCGCCGCCCGCCGACGCAGCGAGCTGGCGCTGATGCGCTCACGCGGCGGCTCGCTGCGCGGCATCGGCGGCCGGCTGCTCGCGGAGACCGCGGTGACCGTGCTGCCCGCGAGCGCGCTCGGGCTGCTGCTCGCGGTGCTGGCCGTGGGCGAGGGCCGGTGGTGGCCGGGAGCGCCGGCGGCCGCCGGCGTCGGCCTCCTGGTGTGCGTCGCCCTGCCGCTGCGGACGACGCTCCAGCACATCCGGCCCACGCTGCACGGGGCCCGCGAGGACATGGTGAGCGCCCGCCCCTCGCGTCGGCGGACCGTGGCCGAACTGACCCTGCTCGTGCTGGCGGTCGGCGCGGTGACGGCGCTGCGCCGTCGCGGTACGTCGTCCGATGACGGCACCGACCTGCTGGTCAGCGCCGCGCCGGTGCTCGTCGCGCTGATCGCGGCGCTGGTGCTGGTGCGCCTCTACCCGCTGCCCCTGCGGCTCGCGACGCGCATGATGGCCCGGCTGCGCGGGGCGATCGGCTTCCTCTCGCTGGCCCGCGCCGGCCGTTCCTCGGCCGGCGGGGCGCTGCCGCTGCTGGCCCTGCTGCTGGCGCTGGCCACGGCGGCGTTCGGCGGCTCGGTGATCGCCGGCGTCGGGGACGCGCGCGACGACGCGGCGCTGGCGTCCGTCGGCGCCGACGCCAGGGTCAGCGGCGTGAGCGAGCGGACGACGCTGCCCGACGAGCTGGTCCGCACGGTGCGCGACCTGGACGGCGTACGGGGCACGGCACCGCTGCGGATCGAGCACAGCGTGGCCCTGCCGGAGGCCGCGGCAGGTGACGGCGGAGCCGACGGAAACAGTGCCGGTACGGGTACGGGTACGGGTACGGGTACGAGCAGCGTCGAGGACGTGGGGGCGGCGGCCGTGGTGGGCGTCGACCCCGCCCGGTACGCCGACGTGGCCCGCGCGACCGGGCTGCCGGCCTTCCCGGCCGCCCGGCTGAAGGCCACCGGCCCCTCGGCCCCCCTGCCCGAGGGCACGGAGTCCGGTCCGGACCGCGTCCTGCCGGCCATCGCCTCCCCGTCGGTGGCGGCCCGCCTGGGCAAGGAGCCGCAGGCGCTCGACACGCTGTCCGGGAACTTCAAGGTCCAGGTCGTGGGAACGGTCCCGCGCGTCGCCTCGCTCTCCACGACGAACTTCCTGATCGTGAACTCCGCCGCCCTGGAACAGCAGGCGCCCACCACGCTGCTCCTCACCGGCGCACCGGATCCCCGGAAGCTGCACGCGGCGGTCGAAGGAAGCGGCGAGGAGTACGCCGCACACCTGCGGTCCGAGGAGCGCGCGCGGTATGTGAACACCCCGATGCAGGCGGGGGCCGAGCGCATCTACCTCGCGGCCGTCGCGGCGGGCGCCGGATACGCGCTGCTGGCCGTCCTGCTGTCGTTGCTCCAGACCGCGCCGGAGCGCAAGACGCTGCTGGCGCGGCTGCGCACGATGGGGCTCACCACCGGGCAGGGCAGGCGGCTGCTGGCCTTCGAGGCTACGCCGCAGGCCCTGCTGGCGGCGGGCGGCGGACTGTTCACCGGCTGGGCGACCATCGCCCTGCTCTCCCCCGGCGTCGATCTGGTGCCGCTGGCGCTCGCGGGCGTCGCCGGATCGGACACGGGCCCCGTCCCCCTGCGCACCGACCTCTGGTCGCTGGGGCTGCCGGCCGCCGGGGTCGTGGCGCTCGCCGCCGCGGTCGCGGGCGTTCAGGCGTGGTGGGCGAGCCGCCGCGGATCGATCACCGAACTCAGGGCAGGAGACTCCCGATGA
- a CDS encoding ABC transporter ATP-binding protein: MTSSTETESTARAAETTLAELEQRAAARRDRPSYGHDALIACDRVVRIFTTDGVEVQALQGLDLLVTEGELMALVGASGSGKSTLMNILAGLDVPTAGSAKVAGCDLLSMGPKERLRYRRDVVGFVWQQTARNLLPYLTAIQNITLPMQLRGGGSKRERASRAESLLTMLDIADCRDRRPQQLSGGQQQRVAIAVALANSPSVLLADEPTGELDSATGEQVFAAFRRANEELGTSIVIVTHDQAVADEVRRTVAIRDGRTSSEVLRRTEVDAATGQESQVAREYAMLDRAGRLQLPADYTRTLGMEHRVLLELEQDHIGVWPDAHGAAPEEPGK; this comes from the coding sequence ATGACCTCGTCCACCGAGACGGAAAGCACGGCCCGCGCGGCCGAAACGACGCTGGCGGAGCTGGAGCAGCGGGCCGCGGCCCGCCGGGACCGCCCTTCCTACGGGCACGACGCGCTGATCGCCTGCGACCGCGTGGTGCGGATCTTCACCACGGACGGGGTGGAGGTGCAGGCTCTCCAGGGCCTCGATCTCCTGGTCACCGAGGGCGAGTTGATGGCTCTGGTGGGGGCGTCGGGCAGCGGCAAGTCGACGCTGATGAACATTCTGGCGGGTCTGGACGTGCCGACGGCGGGGTCGGCGAAGGTCGCGGGCTGCGACCTGCTGTCGATGGGCCCGAAGGAACGGCTTCGCTACCGCCGGGACGTGGTCGGGTTCGTCTGGCAGCAGACCGCCCGCAATCTGCTCCCGTATCTCACCGCGATCCAGAACATCACCCTGCCCATGCAGTTGCGCGGTGGCGGCAGCAAGCGCGAACGGGCTTCCCGCGCCGAGTCGTTGCTCACGATGCTCGACATCGCGGACTGCCGCGACCGGCGTCCCCAGCAGCTGTCCGGCGGGCAGCAGCAGCGGGTGGCCATCGCGGTGGCGCTGGCCAACTCCCCTTCCGTGCTGCTCGCGGACGAGCCGACCGGGGAGCTGGACTCGGCCACCGGGGAGCAGGTCTTCGCCGCTTTCCGGCGCGCCAACGAGGAGTTGGGCACCTCGATCGTGATCGTCACCCATGACCAGGCGGTCGCGGACGAGGTGCGGCGTACGGTCGCCATCCGCGACGGCCGTACCTCGTCCGAGGTGCTGCGCCGTACGGAGGTGGACGCGGCGACGGGCCAGGAGTCGCAGGTGGCCCGGGAGTACGCGATGCTCGACCGGGCGGGGCGGCTCCAGCTGCCCGCGGACTACACCCGGACGCTGGGCATGGAGCACCGGGTGCTGCTGGAGCTGGAGCAGGACCACATCGGCGTCTGGCCGGACGCGCACGGGGCGGCCCCGGAAGAGCCGGGCAAGTAG